A genomic window from Motacilla alba alba isolate MOTALB_02 chromosome 2, Motacilla_alba_V1.0_pri, whole genome shotgun sequence includes:
- the LOC119697057 gene encoding heterochromatin-associated protein MENT-like gives MEVVSTSVGNFTIDLFNKLNENNKGKNIFFSPWSISAALALTYLGAKGTTATEMAEVLHFTVGAGAEASSSVARPSRGRPKRRKLDPENKQATDIHSGFKKLLTAINKPRSTYSLKSANRIYVEKTFLLLPTYIQHSKNYYKAEPQKVNFKTAPEQSGKEINTWVEKQTEGKIKNLLGPQDVTNSTKLILINAIYFKAEWEVKFKAEDTELQPFRLSKNKTKPVKMMYMRKAFPVLIMEKMNFKMIELPYVKRELSMFILLPDDIKDNTTGLEQLERELTYEKLSEWTDSNKMTETLVDLYLPKFKMEERYDLSDNLIRMGMRSAFSSNADFSAMTEKDKVMISKVFHKSFVAVDEKGTEAAAATAVIIELTSAHVSHVLKFRVDHPFYFFIRHNKSKSILFFGRFCSPLE, from the exons ATGGAAGTGGTCTCCACATCAGTTGGCAACTTTACCATTGATCTTTTCAACAAGCTAAATGAGAAcaacaagggaaaaaacattttcttctccccttGGAGCATatcagctgctctggctctgacATACCTGGGAGCAAAAGGAACTACAGCAACTGAGATGGCAGAG GTCCTTCATTTCACcgtgggagcaggagctgaagctTCTTCTTCTGTGGCCAGACCTTCTCGGGGGAGaccaaagagaagaaaattg GATCCTGAGAACAAGCAAGCTACAGATATCCACTCTGGCTTCAAGAAGCTCCTGACTGCCATCAACAAACCCAGAAGCACCTACTCCCTGAAAAGTGCCAACCGCATTTACGTGGAGAAAACCTTCCTATTATTGCCT acATACATACAGCACAGTAAGAACTACTACAAAGCAGAGCCACAGAAGGTTAACTTTAAGACAGCACCAGAACAGTCAGGAAAGGAAATCAACACTTGGGTTGAAAAACAAACTGAGG GCAAAATCAAGAATTTGCTGGGTCCACAAGATGTGACAAACTCCACCAAGCTGATCCTGATAAATGCCATTTACTTCAAGGCAGAATGGGAAGTGAAATTTAAGGCAGAAGATACAGAGCTGCAACCCTTCCGACTGAGCAAG aacAAGACCAAGCCTGTTAAGATGATGTACAtgagaaaagcatttccagttCTCATCATGGAaaaaatgaatttcaaaatgatTGAGTTGCCATATGTGAAACGTGAACTCAGTATGTTCATCCTCCTTCCTGATGACATCAAAGACAACACTACGGGTCTCGAACAG CTGGAAAGAGAACTGACATATGAGAAGCTGTCTGAATGGACCGATTCGAATAAGATGACCGAGACTCTTGTGGATCTGTACCTGCCTAAATTCAAAATGGAAGAGAGATATGACCTCAGTGATAATCTGATCAGGATGGGGATGCGCAGTGCCTTCAGCAGCAATGCTGATTTCAGTGCAATGACAGAGAAGGATAAAGTGATGATCTCCAAAGTTTTCCACAAGTCTTTTGTTGCAGTTGATGAGAAGGgcactgaggcagctgctgctactgctgtcATTATAGAACTAACAAGCGCACATGTTAGCCATGTTCTGAAATTTAGGGTTGACCACCCTTTCTACTTCTTCATCAGACACAACAAGTCCAAGAGCATCCTCTTTTTTGGTAGATTCTGCTCTCCTCTAGAATGA
- the LOC119697056 gene encoding serpin B10-like, producing MDTLNKANTSFALDFFKQQLQEDGDKNILFSPWSISSALATVYLGAKGNTADQMAKVLHFNKAEGAKNVTTTIRMQVYARTEESLSNRRACFQKTETGKSDNIHTGFKALSFEINQPTRNYLLKSVNQLYGEKSLPFSKEYLFLVKRYYGAEPQSVDFVGAADAIRRDINSSVEQQTEGKIQNLLPPGSVDSLTRLVLINALYFKGNWATKFEAAATRQRPFRINTHTTKPVPMMYLRDKFNLNYIESVQADVLELPYVNNDLSMFILLPSDISGLQKLERELTFENLSAWTNPELMEKMNMEVYLPRFTLEEKYDLKSTLSRMGIQDAFTEGQADFTAMSKTGDLFLSQVFHKCYLEVNEEGTEAAAASSATLASRSLGATVIFLADHPFIFFIRHNKTKTILFLGRFSSP from the exons ATGGATACATTGAATAAAGCAAACACAAGCTTTGCTCTTGACTTTTTCAAACAGCAGTTGCAGGAAGATGGTGACAAGAATATTTTGTTCTCTCCTTGGAGTATTTCATCTGCCCTGGCTACTGTTTATTTGGGAGCCAAAGGTAACACTGCAGATCAGATGGCAAAG GTACTTCACTTCAACAAAGCTGAAGGAGCCAAAAATGTCACCACAACCATAAGAATGCAGGTCTACGCCAGAACAGAAGAGAGTCTATCAAATCGACGGGCATGTTTCCAGAAG ACAGAGACTGGCAAATCAGATAATATCCATACTGGATTTAAAGCACTCAGCTTTGAAATTAACCAACCCACTAGAAACTACCTACTTAAAAGTGTCAACCAGCTATATGGAGAGAAATCATTGCCTTTCAGTAAG GAATACTTATTTTTAGTCAAGAGATATTATGGTGCAGAGCCACAATCAGTCGACTTTGTGGGAGCAGCAGATGCAATCAGGAGAGACATCAATTCCAGTGTTGAACAACAGACTGAAG GTAAAATCCAGaatctgctgcctcctggatcCGTAGATTCACTCACCAGGCTAGTCCTGATAAATGCACTCTACTTCAAAGGAAACTGGGCAACGAAGTTTGAAGCTGCAGCTACCAGGCAAAGGCCTTTCAGAATAAACACG CATACAACTAAACCAGTGCCCATGATGTACCTGAGGGATAAATTTAACTTAAACTACATAGAATCAGTTCAGGCTGATGTTCTTGAGCTTCCATATGTCAATAACGACCTCAGCATGTTCATCCTGCTACCGAGTGACATCTCTGGCTtacaaaag CTAGAAAGAGAATTGACTTTTGAAAACTTGTCTGCATGGACAAATCCAGAACTAATGGAGAAAATGAACATGGAAGTTTATCTGCCCAGGTTCACATTAGAAGAGAAATATGATCTCAAATCTACTTTGAGCAGGATGGGGATACAAGATGCCTTCACAGAAGGTCAAGCTGATTTCACAGCAATGTCCAAGACTGGTGACCTGTTTTTGTCACAAGTTTTCCACAAGTGTTACCTGGAAGTCAATGAAGaaggcacagaggcagcagctgccagttcGGCAACACTGGCATCACGAAGTCTTGGCGCTACTGTTATCTTTTTGGCTGATCACCCTTTCATCTTCTTTATCAGGCACAACAAGACCAAGACTATCCTCTTCTTGGGAAGGTTTTCTTCCCCCTAG